The nucleotide sequence AGAGGAGCACCTGCTGCCGCTGATGGTCATCGCTGGAGCGGCGGGCTCGGACCGGGGAACCACGGCGTACAACGCCACGTTTATGGGCCTGCGCCTGTCCGCCTATCACTTCGGGTAGGCGAGGGCGGACTGGGTCTCAGGGCTGCTCGATTCATCCCAGGCGCCTCACACCCCCAAGGACTCGCGCCGATAGGCAGCGGGCGTGGTGCCGGTCCAGCGACGGAAGGCACGGTAGAAATTGCTGACCTCCGAGAACCCCAGCAGGAAGGCGACCTCGAGCAGCTTGAGGTCCTTGTTGAGGACGTGCCGCAACGCCAGCTCTCGTCGCGCTTGGTCGAGCACCTCCTGGTAGGTGAGTCCGCGCTCGTGGAGCCGGCGTGACAGCGTGCGTGCGCTCATGCCCATCTGGCGCGCGAGCGTCGCCGCGTCAGGCACGGTGCCGCGCAGGGCCTTCCGGATGCGCTCGCCTAGCTCGTCTACCAGGTCCAGGGCTCGCGGCAGTCCCTCGATCCGGGTCTGCGCGAACCGGTCCAGGACCGCGGCAAGGTTGGGATCCGTCCCCTGGATGGGCAGCTCGAGCACGGCCCGATCGAGCTCGAGGCACGTGTAGGGCTGACTGAACCGCACGCTCGCGCCGAACACCCGTGTGTGCTCGAGGTCGTCCGACGGGCGAGGATAGGGGAGGGCGACGCCGCGCGGCGAGAAGGCCACCCCCGTCAACTGCTGGCCGATTCTCAAGAGCTTCGCCAGGATGAAATCGACCGCGTGGGGCGGGACCTCGAGCGGGGGCCGGTGGGAGATGCGAGCCATGTCGCCCTCGACCTCGAGGTGATAGCGGGCCCCGTCGTGCAGCAGGCGCTGCCAGCGGGTCAGCTTCTGGTAACACGTGGCGAGGTCGGGACTGTTGCGCATGCAGTACTCGACCAGATCGAAGGCCCCGAGCGGAACTGCTTGCGCCAGGCGGAGCCCCAGCGCGGCATCATTGAGCCGGCGCGGCACCTGCTCCCACAAGTCGACGAGGAGGGCGTGAGGCACCCGCGAATCGAGCGCCTCGAGGAGCGAGGGGTTGACGCCATGGTGCTCCAGCAGATCGTCAACGCGCACGCCCCGCGCCGCCGCCGCCTGGGTGAGCATCCTCACGAAGACCACGGATGCCGTGAAGCGAGCTCGGCGGGGCTCGCGTGGAGAGAGGGCGCTTCGAGACGAGTCCGAGGAAGACGCGGCCATGGAGAACGAGCTCAGAGCAGGCTCAGCGAGGTGGCGAAGCATGCCAGTCTTTTGGCGGCTTGGGCCAATGTGAGCGCGGCCTCGCCCTGGCAGATTGCCTCGCGCAACGCGGAGACATCACCACACCTGAGCAGCTCTCTCCAGGAGGACACACCATGCGTCTTGGAATGCATTCGAATCGGAGGCCCGGCAGGTTCACCCATGCGCTGGCGGGACTGTGCCTGCTGTTGGCTGCGGCTTGCGGCGCCGCGCTGCCTGGGGAGGAGGCGGTGGACTTGAGCACCTACGCCGCCCCCCTGGGCAGCTGCTCACCCGACGTGACGCCTCCCTCCGTGAGGTGCCAGCCCGAGGGAGGCATCCGGGAGTGCATCGCCTATGGCTACATCGTCCAAGATTTCGACCTCGTCACCGCGAGCGACAACTGCGGGATTACCTTCTCGAGCCACAGTCTTGGCAACCTCGGCGGAGTCGGCTCCACGAGCACCTCCGTCAGTTACTGGGACGCGGCGGGCAACGCCGCCGGCTGCTCGTCGCAGTGGTCCATCGTCGACAGCAGTCCGCCCACTGTGACCCTGAACGGCCAGGTGCAGATCGTCCTGGCCTATGGTGCTTCGTACGTGGAGGCGGGCGCCTACAGCAGTGACATCTGTGATGGGTCCTTGGACTGGCGCATGAATCGCTCGGGCGGGTTCAGCACCTCCGTACCGGGCATCTATCCCATCACCTACAGCGTGGCGGACTCGGTCGGACACGTCACCCAGCGCACCCGCCTGGTGACCGTGCTTCCCCAAACAGACTGTACGGCCCAGCTCGCCGCGCCGGTGCTCATGCTCCAGGGCCGTCATGAGGAGACGCTGGAGTGCGGCCGCAACACTTGGAGTGAGCCCGGGGCCCTGGCCGCGGATGCGTGCGGCGCGGTGACGGTGCACACCTACAACTCGGGCCAGGATCCGTACGGCCCTGGTCCCAACTCAAAGGCTGAGGGGCGCTACACAGTGCAGTACCTCGCGTGGAACGGGCAGGGGACGACGTCTGCCGAGCGCAAGGTCATGGTGCAGGACACCCTCCCGCCGATACTCCGTCTCAAGGGCCCCATGCGCATGACGCACACGTGCGGCAGCGCATGGGTGGACCCGGGTGTCCTGGCCACGGACTCCTGCTATGGGGATGTCTCCTCCTCCGTGCAGACCACCGGTTCGGTGAACGGATGGGCGGAGGGCACGTACACGGTGACCTACCAGGCGAGAGACCCCGGCGGCCACCTCTCCAACATCCAGAATCGCGTGGTGGAGGTCGTCGACTGCCCTTAGAAGGCCCGATTCACCGCGTAGCCGCAGATCTTGTGTTCGGCTGTGTAGGTATTCGGGCCGGGATTCCCATCGATGGGGCCCGTGTAGCCGAAGCTCCGGCCGACGGTCTGGACGCGAGTCCAGTAGATGTATCCGGGGATCCCATCTTCCTGCGCGGAGGTGCGAGGCCCCCCGCGGTTGTTCAGCTCGCGTGCGGTGATCCTCACGCGAACCTTCTCCGTGTTGGGCCCGGTGATTCCATCAATGGGCCCGGTGTAGCCAAAGTCGCGTTGGCCGACGGTCTGAATGCGCTTGTAATAGATGGGGCCAGGGATGCCGTCTTGCTCGGTCGTCGTTTGGGGCAGACTGCTTCCCCCTCCTCCCGGAGGGGCTCCGCCGCCGGCAATCCGGCCGCCCGCGTAGTCCATGGACCAGCCGAGGTACCGCGCCCCCGTCCTGCTCGAGTAGCCGGAGACGCTGTTGACGCCGATGGCGTCTCCCCAGGACTCGGCAAGGTTCCGGGTGGCCATGAAGACAGTCGTGCCACCGCCATTGAGGTCGGCACCGACGTGACCGTAAGCACCGATGTCCCACCAGTGGAACGCCCCGGTGAGAGCGGTCGCGGGGTTCGTCGAGACGATCGTCGACGCGTGATAGGCCAGGATGGCGCTGTCACGGGCCGAGGAGGCGGGGAGCTGACCAAAGCGCCACATCAGCGAGCCGCACCACTGGTCCCACGAAGCGCCGTCTCGCTTGGGGTTGGCGGCAGCGTAGGCCCGTGCTCTGTCGTAGATGGGCGAGTTCAACTCGGCCGTGACGGTGCTCAGCTCGGCCGCGTCGGCAGCCACGTCCTCAGGGGGTTCGCCGCACGAGGCAAGCACGACGCTTGCTGACAAGAGTGCGGTGGTCCAAATCATTCGTTTCGAGTGCATCAGCGATCTCCAGGTGTGCCGGGCAAGGGGTGGACGTGTGCTCTTCAAGGCGCCGAACCTCGGGGCCACCGTGGGTTGTCGGCGGGAGGAGGCCATAAGTTTCCAGTCGCGGGCGAGGGCCCGGCGGCGCAGGAGGCGCGAACGGCCAGATCCCAGCGTACAGGGGCGCACTCATGTCGATTGTCGAATCGAGTTTCCGGGCTCGTGGCCGGCGCTTAATCCTCGTGCCGGAGGAATCCAAGCATGGGCACGACAGAGGCAGCACTGCAGGCAGGGCTTGAAGGGGTCGTCGTCGCGGAGACGCGGCTGAGCGAGGTGGATGGCGAGCGCGGACGGCTGGTGATCGCCGGGAGTGATGTGGAGGTGCTCGCGGGCGCCGTCTCCTTCGAGGAGGTGTGCGCGAGGCTCTGGGCGCCGTACGCCCAGGGACCGCTTCCCTCCTCGCTCCAGGCAGCCCTCGGGGAGGCGCGCGTGCGGGCCTTCGGGCTGCTGGAGGGGCTGGGCAATGCCCTCTCGGCCGAGGACGGGATGGACGCGCTCCGGGCCGCCATGGCCCATGTCCCCCTCCCGCCGGGCAACGAGCAGGAGACGTTCCTCCTTCTGACAGGAGCCGCCGCGGTGTTCACGGGCGCGTGGGCCCGGCGCAGGCGCGGGCTGGCGTCCGTGCGTCCGGATCCCAAGCTGTCCCATGCCGCGGACCTGCTGCGCATGGTCACCGGAGAGCATCAACCCGAGCGCGCCGCCGGGCTCGATGCGTACCTGGTCACCGTCTCCGACCATGGCTTGAATGCCTCCACCTTCACCGCGCGCGTGATCACCTCGACGGGCTCGGATGCGGTGTCCGCCACGGTGGGCGCCATCGGCGCGCTCAAGGGCCCGCTCCATGGTGGGGCGCCGGGGCCCGTGCTGGACATGCTCGACGCCATCGCCCGGCCGGAGAACGCGGCGTCGTGGCTGGAAGGGGAGCTGAAGGCCGGCCGCCGCATCATGGGCATGGGCCACCGCATCTACCGCGTGAGAGATCCTCGCGCTGCCGTACTGGAGCGCGCCATCGAGCGGCTGGAGCGCGGCGGGCTGCGGACCGACCGGCTCGCGCTGGCTCGGGCGGTGGAGCGTGCAGCCGAGGAGCTGCTCCGTCAGCGCTACCCGGATCGCCCGCTGCGCGCCAACGTGGAGTTCTACACGGCCGTGCTGCTCGACGCGGTGGGACTCGATCGGACGCTGTTCTCCACGGCCTTCGCCTGTGGCCGCGTCGCGGGCTGGCTCGGGCACGTCGCCGAGCAGCGGGCCACCGGTAGGCTCATCCGGCCCGCCTCCCGCTACGTGGGCACCATGCCGAAGGAGTAGGGCAGGGGCGGCAATGGCCCGCCGCCTCCGGCGTAGAGTCCTCCGCTAGCGTGTGAGGAGGAACGATGGACCGTGTTCGCTCGAAGCCACCGTCGAAGCGGTGGGTGAAGTACCTGGCCGACCTGGCCTTCTTGGCCATCATCCTGGTGGGCCGTGGCAGCTTCGCGGACCACTACCATGTGCCCTCGGGCTCCATGGAGCCCACGCTCCAGGTGGGCGATCGCCTCGCGGTGGACAAGAGCGCCTATGGGCTGCGCATTCCTCTCACCCACGTCTGGCTGACCGAGAAGTCCCCTCAGCGTGGGGATGTGGTCGTCTTCGACTCTCCGGCGGATGGCAACGTGCTGGTCAAACGCCTGGTGGGGCTCCCGGGCGACCGCATCGCCTTCGATGGTGTGAACCTCCTCCTCAACGGCCAACGTGTGCCTCAGGGCTTCACGCAGGAGGACGCGCGCATCGAATATCTGCCGGGCGCGCCCCACCCGCTCCACCCCGAGCCCTACCAGGGGCCTCCCATGAGAGAGGTGGAGGTGCCCCCGCGGCACTACCTGATGCTCGGCGATCATCGGGGCAACTCGGCGGACAGCCGCATCTTCGGACTCGTTCCCCGAGAGAACCTGCTCGGCCGGGCAGCGGCTGTCTACTACAGCCCGCGCGAGGGGCTCTCTGGCAGCGAGCGCTGGTGGATTCCCCTGCGCGCGGCGGAGGGCTCGGAGAGCGACCCGCGTCTCACGCGGTAGGAGCGCAGGGGGATGCTGTATCAGCCAGCCACCCGACTGGTGTATGCAGCCGCATCCCCCCGTCGTATGCCTGAGGAGTCTCCGATGCGTCGTCTCGGTCCCTGCCTTCTTGTCGCGAGCCTGCTGGCCGGTTGCGGTCCTGCCCAATCCGAACCGTCTTTCACCCCGTCACTCGATCGCGAGGCCGCGTCGCTCACCACCACGGACGTGGATGTGGCCCCAGAGTGCCAGGGCATCCTCACCTTCGTGAACACGGCATCCTTCGAGACACTGGACGCGTACCTTCCCAGCGACGCTGCCAGCAACCTCGTCGCCCGCCGCTCGACGGCGCCCTTCGCGACGCTGGCGGAGGTCTCCGCCGTCAACCTGATGGGCCCGGTTCGCCTGACCCAGATCGAGTCGGGTGCCCGTGCTCTCGGCTACATCGACAGCACCTGTGCCGGCATCCTGGACGAGCTCGCTCTCTCTTCCGATGACGCCGCGGCGGTGGTGTCCCTGGTGAACACCGTGAGCGCCAGTACCCTGTACGCTGTCCTGCCTCACGCGTGGAATGGCGCCACGAACCTCATCAACCTGCGTCCGTTCACCTCGGCCCAGGCCATCTCCAACGTCAGCGGCATCGGCGCGGTGAGCCTGCGGAACCTCCGCAACGCCGCCACGATGGGGTACTCCCTGGAGGTGCTCGTCTCTGCGGTGAACGCCCTGCCCGAGGACGAGTGGACCGTGAAGCTGGATCAGTCCTTCGAGGTGGCAAATGTCATCGCGGGGGAGCATGGGA is from Hyalangium minutum and encodes:
- a CDS encoding AraC family transcriptional regulator, which produces MLRHLAEPALSSFSMAASSSDSSRSALSPREPRRARFTASVVFVRMLTQAAAARGVRVDDLLEHHGVNPSLLEALDSRVPHALLVDLWEQVPRRLNDAALGLRLAQAVPLGAFDLVEYCMRNSPDLATCYQKLTRWQRLLHDGARYHLEVEGDMARISHRPPLEVPPHAVDFILAKLLRIGQQLTGVAFSPRGVALPYPRPSDDLEHTRVFGASVRFSQPYTCLELDRAVLELPIQGTDPNLAAVLDRFAQTRIEGLPRALDLVDELGERIRKALRGTVPDAATLARQMGMSARTLSRRLHERGLTYQEVLDQARRELALRHVLNKDLKLLEVAFLLGFSEVSNFYRAFRRWTGTTPAAYRRESLGV
- a CDS encoding DUF5011 domain-containing protein; the protein is MRLGMHSNRRPGRFTHALAGLCLLLAAACGAALPGEEAVDLSTYAAPLGSCSPDVTPPSVRCQPEGGIRECIAYGYIVQDFDLVTASDNCGITFSSHSLGNLGGVGSTSTSVSYWDAAGNAAGCSSQWSIVDSSPPTVTLNGQVQIVLAYGASYVEAGAYSSDICDGSLDWRMNRSGGFSTSVPGIYPITYSVADSVGHVTQRTRLVTVLPQTDCTAQLAAPVLMLQGRHEETLECGRNTWSEPGALAADACGAVTVHTYNSGQDPYGPGPNSKAEGRYTVQYLAWNGQGTTSAERKVMVQDTLPPILRLKGPMRMTHTCGSAWVDPGVLATDSCYGDVSSSVQTTGSVNGWAEGTYTVTYQARDPGGHLSNIQNRVVEVVDCP
- a CDS encoding citrate synthase, encoding MGTTEAALQAGLEGVVVAETRLSEVDGERGRLVIAGSDVEVLAGAVSFEEVCARLWAPYAQGPLPSSLQAALGEARVRAFGLLEGLGNALSAEDGMDALRAAMAHVPLPPGNEQETFLLLTGAAAVFTGAWARRRRGLASVRPDPKLSHAADLLRMVTGEHQPERAAGLDAYLVTVSDHGLNASTFTARVITSTGSDAVSATVGAIGALKGPLHGGAPGPVLDMLDAIARPENAASWLEGELKAGRRIMGMGHRIYRVRDPRAAVLERAIERLERGGLRTDRLALARAVERAAEELLRQRYPDRPLRANVEFYTAVLLDAVGLDRTLFSTAFACGRVAGWLGHVAEQRATGRLIRPASRYVGTMPKE
- the lepB gene encoding signal peptidase I; this translates as MDRVRSKPPSKRWVKYLADLAFLAIILVGRGSFADHYHVPSGSMEPTLQVGDRLAVDKSAYGLRIPLTHVWLTEKSPQRGDVVVFDSPADGNVLVKRLVGLPGDRIAFDGVNLLLNGQRVPQGFTQEDARIEYLPGAPHPLHPEPYQGPPMREVEVPPRHYLMLGDHRGNSADSRIFGLVPRENLLGRAAAVYYSPREGLSGSERWWIPLRAAEGSESDPRLTR